One Apodemus sylvaticus chromosome 23, mApoSyl1.1, whole genome shotgun sequence genomic window carries:
- the LOC127673568 gene encoding formyl peptide receptor-related sequence 3-like: MEANLSIPLNGSEVVFYESTTSRVLWILSVIVLSITFVLGVLGNGLVILVAGFRMAHTVTTICYLKLALGDFSFMATLPLHIISMVMKGKWLFGWFLCKLVHSIVHINLFVSVFLITLIAMDRCTCVLHPVWAQNHRTVSLARKVVVGAWILSLLLTLPHFLFLTTVRDPRGEVHCTCNFESVVAKPEEQLKVSITVSTATGIISFIIGFSLPMSFIAICYGLMAAKICRKGFRNSSRPLRVLTAVAISFFMCWFPFQLIILLGNIWNKETPNSIHMLVNPASTLASFNSCLNPILYVFLGQEFREKLIHSLSASLERALREDSVLSSGKSSNFSSCPEDPGL; this comes from the coding sequence ATGGAAGCCAACCTCTCCATCCCTCTGAATGGATCAGAAGTGGTGTTTTATGAATCTACCACCTCCAGAGTTCTATGGATCCTCTCAGTGATAGTCCTCTCCATAACCTTTGTCCTTGGTGTGCTAGGTAATGGGCTTGTGATTTTGGTGGCTGGGTTCCGGATGGCACACACTGTGACCACCATCTGTTATCTGAAACTGGCTTTGGGTGATTTCTCTTTCATGGCTACTTTACCACTACATATCATCTCAATGGTCATGAAGGGAAAATGgctgtttggttggtttctttGCAAACTTGTTCACAGCATTGTACATATAAACCTTTTTGTAAGTGTTTTCCTCATCACTCTCATTGCCATGGATCGCTGTACTTGTGTCCTGCACCCAGTATGGGCTCAGAATCACCGAACTGTGAGTCTAGCCAGGAAAGTGGTTGTTGGAGCTTGGATTCTTTCTCTGCTGCTTACCTTGCCACATTTTCTCTTCTTGACTACAGTGAGAGATCCAAGAGGTGAAGTGCACTGTACATGTAACTTTGAATCTGTGGTTGCAAAACCTGAGGAGCAATTAAAGGTGTCAATTACTGTGAGTACAGCTACAGGAATCATCAGTTTTATTATTGGCTTCAGCTTACCCATGTCCTTCATTGCCATCTGCTATGGACTCATGGCTGCCAAGATTTGCAGAAAAGGCTTTCGGAATTCCAGCCGTCCCTTACGTGTTCTCACTGCTGTAgcaatttccttctttatgtgTTGGTTCCCTTTTCAGTTGATTATTCTTTTAGGTAATATCTGGAATAAGGAGACACCAAATAGCATTCACATGTTGGTGAACCCTGCAAGCACACTGGCTTCCTTCAACAGCTGTCTCAACCCAATACTCTATGTCTTTCTTGGTCAAGAATTTAGAGAGAAACTGATACATTCCCTGTCTGCCAGTCTGGAGAGGGCCCTACGAGAAGACTCAGTCCTAAGCAGTGGCAAAAGCAGCAACTTTTCTTCATGTCCTGAAGACCCTGGACTATAG